From one Xiphophorus hellerii strain 12219 chromosome 18, Xiphophorus_hellerii-4.1, whole genome shotgun sequence genomic stretch:
- the foxn1 gene encoding forkhead box protein N1 isoform X2, giving the protein MQNKNRNTEQLLNSQVSRMSNSPKFSFHNSSRYQALSLEVGLHTCEPCRTTCQQMATRQIKEGEDICFPQQGSDHSGLRTSALSRRHSADGTISSERAPADRFHPYRRQFSDGEVDASDCLLQSSSSLSSLQEVNILDTGSCSRDVQTTWGEYSDSIQNLYPELPAVPVEPYGSLSQSYPSYDSMSSMQQVSAKLFPNADQPQGTKYPLQSLSIQPHQERSTEALFPKPIYSYSILIFMALKNSKTGSLPVSEIYSFMTEHFPYFKNAPDGWKNSVRHNLSLNKCFEKVENKNGNTSRKGCLWGLNPAKVEKMQEELHKWRRKDPQTIRRSMAKPEDFDRLLGEKPDRLRPFPPYPSTNTTILKRVAPTYSPTPLPLSPTQPPPACRPIPQSEYAQIQPHQPSYLPHTTLQPSSSFALYSPCGQQPAAGIPSPSRCLNSPIAGKMPPVYRVGLPGEYNVDLRGMHELLQDGDTSYDIDTLNPSLTDLQLQGNLWEELRKDSVVSEPHGLATHLSTSFPQQDHHQQTSCLQAFSPTFEGNAGPRCKAAYEDEDADRSCWNGLHPVGYSGLESLAGYLTSCTTSISLI; this is encoded by the exons CAGGATGTCAAACTCCccaaagttttccttccacAACAGCAGCAGGTATCAAGCCTTATCTCTTGAGGTCGGCCTGCACACCTGTGAACCCTGCAGGACAACCTGCCAGCAGATGGCGACCCGTCAG ATTAAAGAGGGCGAGGACATCTGCTTCCCCCAACAAGGGAGCGACCACTCCGGCCTGAGGACTTCCGCTCTGAGCAGGAGACACAGCGCTGACGGGACCATCAGCTCAGAACGCGCCCCGGCTGACCGCTTCCACCCGTACCGTCGACAGTTCAGCGACGGAGAGGTGGATGCTTCAGATTGCCTCCTTCAGAGCTCCTCTTCCCTCAGCAGCCTGCAGGAAGTGAACATTCTCGATACTGGTTCATGCAGCAGAGATGTACAAACAACCTGGGGCGAATACAGCGACAGCATTCAG aaTCTGTACCCAGAACTGCCGGCTGTACCAGTGGAACCTTACGGCTCTCTGTCTCAAAGTTATCCATCCTATGACTCGATGAGCTCCATGCAGCAG GTTTCAGCTAAACTGTTTCCTAATGCCGATCAGCCACAAGGCACCAAATATCCCCTTCAGAGTCTCTCCATTCAGCCACATCAGGAGAGGTCAACAGAAGCCCTCTTCCCCAAACCCATTTACTCCTACAG CATCTTGATTTTCATGGCTTTGAAGAACAGCAAAACAGGAAGTCTGCCGGTCAGTGAGATCTACAGCTTCATGACTGAACACTTCCCATATTTTAAG aACGCCCCTGACGGTTGGAAAAACTCAGTAAGACACAACCTTTCCCTGAACAAATGCTTTGAAAAGGTGGAGAACAAAAACGGCAACACTTCTCGTAAAGGCTGCCTTTGGGGTCTAAATCCAGCCAAGGTGGAGAAAATGCAGGAAGAGCTGCACAAATGGCGCCGCAAAGACCCCCAGACTATCCGCAGGAGCATGGCAAAGCCAG AAGACTTTGACCGTCTGTTGGGAGAGAAGCCAGACAGACTAAGACCTTTTCCACCTTACCCAAGCACAAACACCACCATATTAAAAAGAGTGGCCCCTACGTACAGCCCCACCCCTTTACCTCTGAGCCCTACGCAGCCTCCACCGGCATGTCGACCCATTCCACAATCAGAGTACGCTCAGATTCAGCCCCACCAGCCCAGCTACCTTCCCCACACGACGCTCCAACCCAGCAGCTCATTTGCCCTGTATTCACCCTGCGGACAACAGCCTGCAGCCGGCATCCCGTCACCCTCTAGATGTCTGAACTCACCCATAGCTGGGAAAATGCCACCTGTTTACAGGGTTGGACTGCCGGGAGAGTACAATGTTGACCTGAGGGGAATGCATGAGTTACTTCAAGATGGAGACACCAGCTATGACATAGACACACTCAACCCCAGTCTGACGGACCTTCAGCTGCAAG GAAACTTGTGGGAGGAGCTGAGGAAGGACAGCGTGGTGTCAGAGCCACATGGTCTGGCCACACACCTCTCCACCTCCTTTCCCCAGCAGGATCACCACCAACAGACCAGCTGCCTGCAGGCTTTCAGTCCCACGTTCGAGGGGAATGCTGGACCTCGCTGTAAAGCAGCATATGAGGACGAGGACGCAGACAGAAGCTGCTGGAATGGACTACATCCTGTCGGATATTCAGGACTGGAGAGTTTGGCTGGATATCTGACCTCCTGTACCACCTCCATTTCCCTGATATAA
- the foxn1 gene encoding forkhead box protein N1 isoform X1 produces MQNKNRNTEQLLNSQVSRTFHSRMSNSPKFSFHNSSRYQALSLEVGLHTCEPCRTTCQQMATRQIKEGEDICFPQQGSDHSGLRTSALSRRHSADGTISSERAPADRFHPYRRQFSDGEVDASDCLLQSSSSLSSLQEVNILDTGSCSRDVQTTWGEYSDSIQNLYPELPAVPVEPYGSLSQSYPSYDSMSSMQQVSAKLFPNADQPQGTKYPLQSLSIQPHQERSTEALFPKPIYSYSILIFMALKNSKTGSLPVSEIYSFMTEHFPYFKNAPDGWKNSVRHNLSLNKCFEKVENKNGNTSRKGCLWGLNPAKVEKMQEELHKWRRKDPQTIRRSMAKPEDFDRLLGEKPDRLRPFPPYPSTNTTILKRVAPTYSPTPLPLSPTQPPPACRPIPQSEYAQIQPHQPSYLPHTTLQPSSSFALYSPCGQQPAAGIPSPSRCLNSPIAGKMPPVYRVGLPGEYNVDLRGMHELLQDGDTSYDIDTLNPSLTDLQLQGNLWEELRKDSVVSEPHGLATHLSTSFPQQDHHQQTSCLQAFSPTFEGNAGPRCKAAYEDEDADRSCWNGLHPVGYSGLESLAGYLTSCTTSISLI; encoded by the exons CACAGCAGGATGTCAAACTCCccaaagttttccttccacAACAGCAGCAGGTATCAAGCCTTATCTCTTGAGGTCGGCCTGCACACCTGTGAACCCTGCAGGACAACCTGCCAGCAGATGGCGACCCGTCAG ATTAAAGAGGGCGAGGACATCTGCTTCCCCCAACAAGGGAGCGACCACTCCGGCCTGAGGACTTCCGCTCTGAGCAGGAGACACAGCGCTGACGGGACCATCAGCTCAGAACGCGCCCCGGCTGACCGCTTCCACCCGTACCGTCGACAGTTCAGCGACGGAGAGGTGGATGCTTCAGATTGCCTCCTTCAGAGCTCCTCTTCCCTCAGCAGCCTGCAGGAAGTGAACATTCTCGATACTGGTTCATGCAGCAGAGATGTACAAACAACCTGGGGCGAATACAGCGACAGCATTCAG aaTCTGTACCCAGAACTGCCGGCTGTACCAGTGGAACCTTACGGCTCTCTGTCTCAAAGTTATCCATCCTATGACTCGATGAGCTCCATGCAGCAG GTTTCAGCTAAACTGTTTCCTAATGCCGATCAGCCACAAGGCACCAAATATCCCCTTCAGAGTCTCTCCATTCAGCCACATCAGGAGAGGTCAACAGAAGCCCTCTTCCCCAAACCCATTTACTCCTACAG CATCTTGATTTTCATGGCTTTGAAGAACAGCAAAACAGGAAGTCTGCCGGTCAGTGAGATCTACAGCTTCATGACTGAACACTTCCCATATTTTAAG aACGCCCCTGACGGTTGGAAAAACTCAGTAAGACACAACCTTTCCCTGAACAAATGCTTTGAAAAGGTGGAGAACAAAAACGGCAACACTTCTCGTAAAGGCTGCCTTTGGGGTCTAAATCCAGCCAAGGTGGAGAAAATGCAGGAAGAGCTGCACAAATGGCGCCGCAAAGACCCCCAGACTATCCGCAGGAGCATGGCAAAGCCAG AAGACTTTGACCGTCTGTTGGGAGAGAAGCCAGACAGACTAAGACCTTTTCCACCTTACCCAAGCACAAACACCACCATATTAAAAAGAGTGGCCCCTACGTACAGCCCCACCCCTTTACCTCTGAGCCCTACGCAGCCTCCACCGGCATGTCGACCCATTCCACAATCAGAGTACGCTCAGATTCAGCCCCACCAGCCCAGCTACCTTCCCCACACGACGCTCCAACCCAGCAGCTCATTTGCCCTGTATTCACCCTGCGGACAACAGCCTGCAGCCGGCATCCCGTCACCCTCTAGATGTCTGAACTCACCCATAGCTGGGAAAATGCCACCTGTTTACAGGGTTGGACTGCCGGGAGAGTACAATGTTGACCTGAGGGGAATGCATGAGTTACTTCAAGATGGAGACACCAGCTATGACATAGACACACTCAACCCCAGTCTGACGGACCTTCAGCTGCAAG GAAACTTGTGGGAGGAGCTGAGGAAGGACAGCGTGGTGTCAGAGCCACATGGTCTGGCCACACACCTCTCCACCTCCTTTCCCCAGCAGGATCACCACCAACAGACCAGCTGCCTGCAGGCTTTCAGTCCCACGTTCGAGGGGAATGCTGGACCTCGCTGTAAAGCAGCATATGAGGACGAGGACGCAGACAGAAGCTGCTGGAATGGACTACATCCTGTCGGATATTCAGGACTGGAGAGTTTGGCTGGATATCTGACCTCCTGTACCACCTCCATTTCCCTGATATAA